A single region of the Indicator indicator isolate 239-I01 chromosome 3, UM_Iind_1.1, whole genome shotgun sequence genome encodes:
- the MED21 gene encoding mediator of RNA polymerase II transcription subunit 21 isoform X2: MADRLTQLQDAVNSLADQFCNAIGVLQQCGPPASFSNIQTAINKDQPANPTEVCPAVCSTDCPNCKRYRCSDRFPA, translated from the exons ATGGCGGATCGTTTAACGCAGCTGCAGGATGCCGTGAACTCG CTCGCAGATCAGTTCTGTAACGCCATTGGAGTGTTGCAACAGTGTGGCCCCCCAGCCTCTTTCAGCAACATTCAGACAGCAATAAACAAAGATCAGCCTGCAAATCCAACGGAAG tATGCCCAGCTGTTTGCAGCACTGATTGCCCGAACTGCAAAAGATATCGATGTTCTGATCGATTCCCTGCCTAG
- the MED21 gene encoding mediator of RNA polymerase II transcription subunit 21 isoform X1, whose product MADRLTQLQDAVNSLADQFCNAIGVLQQCGPPASFSNIQTAINKDQPANPTEEYAQLFAALIARTAKDIDVLIDSLPSEESTAALQAASLHRLEEENHEAAARLEEVVYRGDMLLEKIQSALADIAQSQLKTRSGSHSQPLPDS is encoded by the exons ATGGCGGATCGTTTAACGCAGCTGCAGGATGCCGTGAACTCG CTCGCAGATCAGTTCTGTAACGCCATTGGAGTGTTGCAACAGTGTGGCCCCCCAGCCTCTTTCAGCAACATTCAGACAGCAATAAACAAAGATCAGCCTGCAAATCCAACGGAAG agtATGCCCAGCTGTTTGCAGCACTGATTGCCCGAACTGCAAAAGATATCGATGTTCTGATCGATTCCCTGCCTAGTGAAGaatccacagcagctttgcag GCTGCTAGCCTGCATCGATTGGAAGAAGAAAATCATGAAGCAGCTGCCCGCCTGGAAGAGGTAGTTTATCGTGGGGATatgctgctggagaagatcCAGAGTGCCCTGGCAGACATCGCCCAGTCGCAACTGAAGACACGAAGTGGCTCTcacagccagcccctgccagatTCATAG
- the TM7SF3 gene encoding transmembrane 7 superfamily member 3 yields the protein MGLSPRTVVLLGLLGILRHGDASGLLELSLGKFRNVILNQSNPVEAVIRNIASNVTVIIFQVHAQQSDVVISFDKNPSVNSSGIGVDKGLVSILRLQQTVCTWYLRSLDASQVLSTAISIPYMEKDPIPGGCNLEFDLEVDPNIYLDYTLVDIHIKFAPANLGYARGANPPSCDSGTGQNSRWRLHYDVYQYFLPENHLSEMVLMSHIQKMSEVQSIKANGIKMLSLTTDDKTNVYFSSLPGQGVIYNVIVWDPLWNTSAAYIPVHTYACSFADLVDNCSSLSKPSTKVFFTMLAVLGLFTCFLGHRFWKTDLFFMGFIFAAFFFFILITRVTGLGYDVRLILTAVAGIIGGLLLVASWWRFGSVLLCMYFIGLVLGFLFSSVVFFTPLGDYRVFRDDVVFWVTFSSVAVMIPVLFVGCPRILNIMASGIVGSYTVVLAIACYVYTSLSYITLDLLRRILNDYFSRAYTNVPFQRNDFIILSVWTMLALSGVTVQLRQERSKVPFPPHPYLTWKRERERRSTNVLDPSHHIPPLRERISNKLLHIKEFFHKEQPAGERTPLLL from the exons ATGGGGCTTTCTCCTCGCACCGTGGTACTTTTGGGGCTTCTGGGGATCCTACGCCACGGCGATGCTTCAG GTCTTCTTGAGCTCTCCTTGGGAAAATTCCGGAATGTGATACTTAACCAGAGCAATCCAGTGGAAGCTGTAATCAGGAACATTGCAAGCAATGTGACTGTCATTATTTTTCAAGTGCATGCCCAGCAGAGTGATGTGGTGATATCCTTTGATAAG AATCCATCTGTTAACAGCTCAGGAATTGGAGTAGACAAAGGACTGGTTTCCATCCTTCGGCTTCAGCAGACTGTGTGTACATGGTACCTGCGGTCATTGGATGCTAGCCAGGTGCTCAGCACAGCTATCTCCATTCCCTATATGGAGAAAG ATCCTATTCCTGGAGGTTGCAATCTAGAATTTGACTTGGAGGTGGATCCAAACATTTACCTAGACTATACATTGGTTGATATACACATCAAGTTTGCCCCTGCGAACTTGGGATATGCCAG AGGAGCAAAcccaccatcctgtgattcaggGACTGGGCAGAACTCAAGGTGGCGACTGCACTATGATGTCTACCAGTACTTCTTACCAGAGAACCATCTTTCTGAAATGGTGCTTATGAGCCACATACAGAAGATGTCTGAGGTGCAAAGTATCAAAGCCAATGGCATTAAA ATGCTTTCGCTGACAACTGATGACAAGACCAATGTCTACTTTTCCTCACTTCCTGGACAAGGTGTAATCTACAATGTCATAGTATGGGATCCTCTTTGGAATACTTCTGCTGCATACATACCTGTACATACATATGCCTGCAGCTTTGCTGACTTAGTGGATAACTGCTCTTCTCTCA GCAAACCCTCTACCAAAGTATTCTTCACTATGCTTGCTGTTCTTGGTCTTTTCACTTGTTTTTTAGGACACAGATTCTGGAAAACAG ACTTATTCTTCATGGGCTTCATATTTGCAGCATTCTTCTTCTTTATATTGATTACAAGGGTAACTGGCCTTGGTTATGATG TGCGTCTTATTTTGACAGCAGTAGCTGGAATTATTGGAGGGCTTTTGCTGGTTGCAAGCTGGTGGAGATTTGGGTCTGTCCTGCTTTGTATGTATTTTATTGGACTTGTGCTGGGATTTCTCTTTTCATCGGTGGTCTTCTTTACTCCACTAG GAGATTACAGGGTCTTCCGTGATGATGTTGTGTTCTGGGTGACCTTTTCTTCTGTAGCCGTGATGATTCCAGTGCTTTTTGTTGGCTGTCCAAGAATT CTGAACATAATGGCCTCTGGAATAGTAGGCTCTTACACAGTGGTTCTAGCTATTGCTTGTTATGTCTACACAAGCCTTTCTTACATCACCTTAGACCTGCTCAGAAGGATTCTCAATGATTACTTCAGCAGAGCTTATACCAATGTGCCTTTTCAAAGAAATG aCTTCATTATCTTGTCAGTGTGGACAATGCTGGCCCTCAGTGGAGTAACTGTGCAGCTTCGCCAAGAGAGAAGCAAGGTGCCCTTCCCACCACACCCCTATCTCACCTGGAAGCGGGAAAGGGAGCGCAGAAGCACCAATGTCTTGGACCCTAGCCATCATATTCCTCCCCTAAGAGAGAGGATCAGTAACAAGCTGCTGCATATCAAAGAGTTTTTTCACaaagagcagccagctggggagAGAACTCCATTACTTCTGTAA